The region ACCACATCTCATACTCATTTATACAAATGACAGGACTTAAATCTCGTAATTTTAATATGCATAAATAAATCTCCAAgcagaggtcacacggccgtgtggcaagCCTATGTGACCCACACTAGGCCATGTGACAAGAAAATTTAACCTAACTTCTAAAGCGGCACACAACCGTGTGGACTGCCTGTGTGCAGCACAAGCCCATGTAGCTCAAAAATCACTCAAAAATTGATTGTAAATCATGGAATTCAACACCAAATCGACCTCTAATTACATATAGTTAAGAACACACACCTGAAACGCACTTCCAAAACACTAAGGATCGATCAAAGTGCCATCACAAAACCAATGGTTCTTCTACTCAAAATGATTTGAACGGTAATGTGACGAAGTAAACGAACCTCCAAAGAGATGACAACCAACAACGATATTGAAAacaaaaagaggaaagaaaaaaaattgaaggacaAGCAAGAAGAAATTGAGGACGTTGGAGAAAAGAGAATACCTAAAAACCAAAGAGTCAAAACCGGACTTGCAAGACAAAAGTGATGTGAAAAGAAAATGGGAAAACCAACGTGAAagaatttgggatttttttttctttctaaaattaGAATTCCCTCTCAACCTCACTAACTCCCTATCAAATATTCATAAATCCAATTTAATACATATCTCCTAAATCcaatttcaattaaattcaaccACCTAGCTATCCaacagaaaaataacaaaaaggatCGATTGCTCGcgcaaggattcgaacacaaaattaaaagataaggtaataaataccttaccaccgAACCAACAAAGTCATTCTACTCTTAAAACGCAAAACTAACTTAAAGGTTCATCCGGACCACTGATATTCTATTCTTAAAACGCAAAACTAACTTAAAGGCCCATCCGGACCACTGATCTTAACCAACAAACCTTAATTCTTCTAACCCCAATTTCGAGGTGTTACAAACATTATTTAGGGATCCAACACAAAATCAATAAATTCAATTAGAAATCTCTTACCAATCCACCCACAATcaattgtttaaataattttataaatatatatttaaaaaaaaatattttcattcaccGGTTATTCTCTCCAATAAAATCTAGTAAGaataataatgtaataattaacaaatgtttattatttttctacACTTTAAAAGCATGACTTAACAAATTTCAATAAAATCTTTTATCATGGAATTCGTAGATTACTCACAAGTTAAAATTAGGAATAAAAGGGCAAAATTGGAGAACATAAAATCTGCAGTTAATTTTTATCTcacaagttaattttttttatttccaccGAATATGAGTGTATagcaatttgcatgttttaaagaAATTAGATACTTTCCTTGTAAaagtattttgtttattttagttaCTTGAGATAAAATCTTTTTGGGTAAAATTGTGGCAGATTGGCAGAAAAGGCAGTACTCAGAATAAATCTTTGTTGCGTTAATTCACATACAAAAAGTTACCAAATTTTGTGGCCTTACACTGAGATTCTCCATTTGATAGCCAATCACAAATATTTATTAGCGCTAAAGAGTTGGATGTGATATGGTTGTATAATTTGtgttatttgaaattaataattgttTTGAAACAAAACACTTCTGCCTTGATTTTGTGGTTTAAAGATACATCATTTGAAGCATTGTATTATTACAAATTAGATCAAGTAAACCGAATGTTTTAAATTAAGGAGATTGGATTGAGTGATTTGAAGACTTactttgaatatttttaaattatacaagACTTTATTAGAATATTCTTAATATTGTTTTTTAGGCTACTTTAGTGAGGGTTATGATCATAATCGGTTCATATGTTAGCAATTCCAAAAATTGTTTTATACTCGAGACTTGTATAGGTTAAGGTATAGAGAGTTTTAGCACTTAATCTATTCTTTAGGAATTTGCTTTTGAAAGTGCATTCTTGTAAATAAAGTAAGTCTCTTGCTTATACAAGCTAACTTTTTGGGGAAATTATGTGAAAAGAAATCTAAGTCTCGAGTGTAAAGGTGATATTACTTTAATGATGAGTGGCAGAATTTAAATCATTATTTGTtcaaaattaaagataataaattaTCTTTTTCAACAAGATTATGTAACCAATTATTTTTGCATTTTGTGGTTTCCCTGATATGCTTGCTTAGTAATTATAGCTAATAgcttactctttttttttcaataatagtTTTGTGCCCGCATGTATACatgtatacaattttttttatttatatggttAATGTAacgtaatattatttaaattgttgataattaaaaaaatacactaATATAAAACTTCAAAGCATAAAAACCTAAATGATAACTTTTTCTGAAATTTTAGTCACTAATTGAATGAATATACACAAAATTTGAAGGTTAATTCATCGTTAAgtcttaattttatattattaaaatatttataaaagtgtaactcaaaattgaataatttaaataattatggaGTATGTATACAGAatgaaattaatttcaattttaatatttaaaataaataataaaaagtcgacaaatattatgatataataaaaataattatctcattcTTTTTACCATCTTAATGTAATTTCTTAAATTAACTTCAGCttgatattcaaatttaatattgTAAATCATTAACATATACGTTGAAGGCAGTGATACTCATGATTCAAAACTGGATTACAAAAAGACAAGACGTAAGGGTGGtagataaaataagttaaatataatttcatcaattaCCCATATATTTTATCAACTATGGTATATGGatttttaattctattattaATACAATCTCTGTCTAAAGGCACTAAAATTTGTGCAACAACCTTTGGTTACCACATGTAACATTAccttttagaaaagaaaaattatgtggtcaataagtttaatttgaagGAGTGAATTTTATTCTACTGTTTGAGattagtttaacatataaaactTGATACCTCACACGTAAACTAATTCATATCATCCTTGTCATCATAAAGCTGCTGTCTTAGGAACCAAATATTCTCTTCGTTCCACACACTCTCCATCGACTCTTCACCCTCCGTCGCCTGAATATTCCAAGTGCCGCCTAAATTTTCCGACCATAAACCCCACCCGTTCTGTAAGCTATTCGGGTAGTTTGAATTGCTTGGTGGGTTGTAACAATCTGTGAGGTCTGAAACGGAAGAGAGTTGGGCGTCCTGGGAGTCTGATGAAGTGCCTGATAACTCGGGCAGGACACTCGTCTTTTCATAGGTGGTGGAGGGTTGAGCCGAGGGGGATCCGGATGAAGCACAGATCCGTTCAATCAGACGAGGAATCCAAACGCAACGCACGGTGTCCCTGAATTCTTGGCTGTTAACGTCGCATTTAAGCTGTTTTGCCTGTTTTAGGACCCTGGTTCTCCAATAGTTCTTTATCTCATTGTCTGTCCTCCCGGGTAATTGTTGTGCAATTTTTGACCATCTTCACCATCAAAACCAGACCCCAGTTAGCTCAAACAATCCACAAAATTTATGGACTAATGGAAGCAAAAATGGGATTCAAAGTAAAATAAACCTGTTGCCCCATCGAGAATGGAGTTGAAGAATCAAAAGCTGCTCTTGGAGACTTATGTTCCCACGTATCACTTCTGGTCTCAAGTAGTTCAGCCATCTTAATCTGCAGCTTTTTCCACTTCTTTTCAATCCTATATCATTGGAGTATATCAAAAAAATCATATCTGCAGACAGATGCTTAAAAACTTGGAAAAATATTGGGTTTCTTTCTATGGATTACCTGATAAGCGAGCAACTGAGTTCCAGCTACCTTCGCCATGAACATTGACATAAGTTTTGAGCATGTAGTCTTCTTCTTCAGTCCATGGACCTTTCCTTACATCCATATCTTCTTTACTTTGTGGAGTCATTTCAGATATGAAACCGCTCTCGTAAACATCCATTTGTGAGAATAGGTTACTTTCTGTGGGGAAGAACTGAGGGTAAACAATCTAACCTTACTACACGATATTAAGAATAGAGGGGATTTATATAGAGGAAAAtgcatcttcttctttttttttggttcttttttagcataataaattaaaaagacgAAAAATTAGAACGCGCAAGACACATTTGTGGGTTCATTTTTATTTGACTTGAGTTTGACTGTTTGACTTTTCTCACACGCACAATTGGGCAAAAAAAGAACATTTTAATACTAAGGGTGAAGGAGTACTACATACGAGGAGAGACGTTTCGTTAAGGATAATGACGGGTTGGCTTTGTTTATTATTAGTGGGGCAGTGTTTTCAATGTGTTTGTGCTGCGGTTTACAACATGTGAGGATTATGAAATTAGAGAGTGGATCGGTCAATTTGACCTTAATCCAAAAATTAGATTAGATGAATTTACACTCACATACaatccaatttatttaattataaaacatttaaatctaACTTGAATGGAAAGCTTCcaaatttgattctttttctttaaatttcaattGATTTTCACGGGCTAAGCATTACTGCACTAACATGTTTGTATTATACCAAGGGTAGGGTAGTCAAGTTTTTTATATTCTATAACCGGTTGGGAGTACGATAATTAACAAGTGTcacgtttatttttattttttattacatctTATAAGATATTTGTCAAATTATTTATTcgtttgtggagtctaaaaacggTATatcagataattttttttatatgtgtttaATACTTAAATTAAGAAAAgcttagttttaaaaataaatattcaagatgtgtttgataaattaaaaatttaagtgctGTAAAATTAAGTACTAAATTTTTACTCCTAAATTttataagtgttaaatttatattaaaaaattgtttgctaaattagtaaatataaatactgaatataattatattgtttgatagaagtaaaaattgattttaaaagaatattatatatatttttaattttaatcttattaaattatttttaaatggataatttattttatttttaataaaataaaataaacttaatagtTTTACTCTAAGTGATAAATAGTTATGTAACTAGTTATCTTATTCAACactttttttgttgaaaaatttatattaagtaaaaaattaaaattattataaaatacatttggttaaaaattttgattttcatttaattgaaaatgaaaattttcaatggttTATCAAACGTGTCCTTAGataagaagttttttttttttttaatttacaataaTGATTTGAACTCATATTGTTCTCGAAGAAGGTGAACACCAACCAATAAACCACAATTTGAGTTCAAAAACTAACCACCGAATTGATTTAGAatttttgaagttatttttatttattctattaaaattgtttcttaattaatctatactatatataaaatgattGATTAAGTTATATCACGAGTCAACTCGTCACCAATTtagttgtaaaattattaaaatactccTACTTTAAAGAGTAATTAATATTATCATAAGTATAATTTTGTCTTTTAATacttttagataaaaaaatttcaaataaaacaattaaaaaattttattggaAAAATCAAACACAAGattatcaatttcaaatagaAGCCTCAAGCCACTCTACTAGTAATCATttgttgaaataattttataaatatagctTTAAATACAACATTTTCATTCACTCATACTCTAGGTATGATAAAATTTAGCGTTAAGTATTTTTTACACAGGTGAATCCAAAGAGTTACCCAAGACCTTGGCTCAATAAATTGTGTTGTCCTtctctaaaaataaataattcaatttaaatatttttactagaaattttaaattttaatttaaaaaatttatacttttatctTGACCTCtaacacaaatattttaattttttcttgatatttgactaaataaattaattaaagagaaaatatttgatgTTCGGTTAGAGCATAAATCTCATGTACAACCAATGATTAATAACATGATAACCTGTCATTGAATAGAATAAAAGTATTACaggacttataaataaatactaataattttatttaaacatagttaaataataactaattataaataaatactgtTAACACTAAACTATAAATTTAAGACCCTAAATCCTTAATTCGagagttattattatttatttgtaataattataattagttaataattaatttatgtttaaataaaattattatacttatttataaggtttttattttttattttatccaaTGATGAAATATCATGTTATTATCAATTGATGGTGTATGAGACTCATGTgttgatggtgcatgaaataatatttcttaattaaaaagtACAAATTCCCTAATCTTTACAACCTCTTGTTAGATTAGGACTAGAATTACATTTGAatcaattagacccaaaattgaa is a window of Gossypium hirsutum isolate 1008001.06 chromosome D08, Gossypium_hirsutum_v2.1, whole genome shotgun sequence DNA encoding:
- the LOC107910634 gene encoding transcription factor MYB78 encodes the protein MDVYESGFISEMTPQSKEDMDVRKGPWTEEEDYMLKTYVNVHGEGSWNSVARLSGLKRSGKSCRLRWLNYLRPEVIRGNISLQEQLLILQLHSRWGNRWSKIAQQLPGRTDNEIKNYWRTRVLKQAKQLKCDVNSQEFRDTVRCVWIPRLIERICASSGSPSAQPSTTYEKTSVLPELSGTSSDSQDAQLSSVSDLTDCYNPPSNSNYPNSLQNGWGLWSENLGGTWNIQATEGEESMESVWNEENIWFLRQQLYDDKDDMN